From Jannaschia sp. M317, one genomic window encodes:
- the betA gene encoding choline dehydrogenase: MVADYVIVGAGSAGCALAYRLVEAGHTVLVVEYGGTDAGPLIQMPGALSFPMNMARYDWGFESEPEPHLGGRVLATPRGKVLGGSSSINGMVYVRGHARDFDTWAEMGASGWGYGDVLPYFKRMEHWHANGHGGDPDWRGTDGPLHVSRGTRENPLYQAFVDAGRQAGYETTDDYNGEKQEGFGPMEQTVWKGRRWSAANAYLKPARATQRCEVVHGMAERVVFFDGRATGVQLAGGQVVEARAEVIIAASSINSPKLLMQSGIGPGAHLAEHGIDVRADRAGVGQNLQDHLEMYIQMAASQPVTLFRYWNLLGKAYVGARWLFTRTGPGATNNFESCAFIRSRAGVDYPDIQYHFLPLAVRYDGQAAAEGHGFQAHVGPMRSASRGAVTLRSGDPADKPRILFNYMSDPQDWEDFRTCIRLTREIFAQDAFAPFRKHEIQPGAAVQTDAELDAAIMEHVESAYHPCGTCRMGAAGDPGAVVDPECRVIGVEGLRVADSSIFPQITNGNLNGPSIMVGEKAADHILGKRLPGCDTAPWIHLDWRTSQR, from the coding sequence ATGGTTGCGGATTACGTCATCGTTGGCGCGGGGTCGGCGGGTTGTGCGCTGGCCTATCGTCTGGTCGAGGCCGGGCATACGGTTCTGGTGGTGGAATACGGTGGCACCGATGCGGGGCCGTTGATCCAGATGCCGGGCGCGCTGTCGTTCCCGATGAACATGGCGCGCTACGACTGGGGCTTCGAGAGCGAGCCGGAGCCGCATCTGGGCGGGCGCGTCCTGGCCACGCCGCGTGGCAAGGTGCTGGGCGGGTCGTCGTCGATCAACGGCATGGTCTATGTGCGCGGCCATGCCCGCGATTTCGACACCTGGGCCGAGATGGGGGCCAGCGGTTGGGGGTACGGCGATGTGCTGCCGTATTTCAAGCGGATGGAGCATTGGCACGCGAACGGTCATGGCGGCGACCCGGATTGGCGCGGCACGGATGGGCCGCTGCATGTGTCGCGGGGCACGCGGGAAAACCCCTTGTATCAGGCGTTCGTCGATGCCGGGCGGCAAGCGGGTTATGAAACCACGGACGATTACAACGGCGAGAAGCAGGAAGGCTTCGGCCCGATGGAGCAGACCGTCTGGAAGGGCCGCCGCTGGTCGGCGGCGAATGCCTACCTGAAGCCCGCGCGGGCCACGCAGCGCTGCGAAGTGGTGCATGGTATGGCGGAGCGGGTTGTTTTCTTCGACGGGCGCGCGACCGGCGTGCAGCTGGCGGGCGGGCAGGTCGTCGAGGCGCGCGCGGAGGTGATCATCGCCGCCAGCTCGATCAACTCGCCCAAGTTGCTGATGCAGTCGGGCATCGGGCCGGGCGCGCATCTGGCAGAGCATGGCATCGACGTGCGGGCCGACCGCGCGGGCGTAGGCCAGAACCTGCAGGACCATCTGGAGATGTATATCCAGATGGCCGCGTCCCAGCCGGTCACGTTGTTCCGGTACTGGAACCTGCTGGGCAAGGCCTATGTGGGCGCGCGCTGGCTGTTCACGCGGACCGGACCGGGGGCGACCAACAATTTCGAAAGCTGTGCGTTCATCCGGTCAAGGGCCGGGGTCGACTATCCGGATATCCAGTATCATTTCCTGCCGCTTGCCGTGCGCTATGACGGACAGGCCGCCGCCGAGGGGCATGGGTTTCAGGCCCATGTCGGGCCGATGCGCTCGGCCTCGCGGGGGGCGGTGACCTTGCGGTCCGGGGACCCGGCGGACAAGCCGCGCATCCTGTTCAACTACATGTCCGACCCGCAGGATTGGGAAGATTTCCGAACATGCATCCGGCTCACGCGGGAGATTTTCGCGCAGGACGCCTTTGCCCCCTTCCGCAAGCATGAGATCCAGCCCGGCGCAGCCGTGCAAACCGATGCGGAGCTGGATGCCGCCATCATGGAACACGTGGAGAGCGCCTATCACCCCTGCGGCACCTGTCGGATGGGTGCGGCGGGTGATCCCGGTGCGGTGGTCGACCCGGAATGCCGCGTGATCGGGGTCGAGGGGCTGCGCGTGGCCGACAGCTCGATCTTTCCGCAGATCACTAACGGCAACCTGAACGGCCCGTCGATCATGGTGGGTGAGAAGGCGGCGGATCATATACTTGGCAAGCGGTTGCCCGGCTGTGACACGGCCCCCTGGATTCACCTCGACTGGCGGACCTCGCAGCGCTAG
- a CDS encoding homocysteine S-methyltransferase family protein, translated as MTVPSPLTDDRYWLAWTGMETDLIFNQGYDLPEFAAFPMIDSDAGRTHLRGYYDALLTISRDTGVGVILDTPTWMANPDRAAAVGYAAEDLPRVTRDAVTLVRDILAANPGVAAVASVQIGPRGDGYAAGQADAEEAGRYHGPQIDAARAAGADIVAAYTLGSSAEAIGIARAASRATLPALISYTVETDGKLADGTPLSTAVAHLKQAAPDVTVMVNCAHPDHIACGLDGGAWQRDLSGIIANASRQSHEELDNATVLDDGNPAELGQQLHGMARESAAIRVVGGCCGTDLRHLREIAERLGRVDRPA; from the coding sequence ATGACCGTCCCCTCCCCCCTCACCGATGACAGATACTGGCTGGCCTGGACCGGCATGGAGACCGACCTGATCTTCAACCAAGGCTACGACCTGCCGGAATTCGCCGCATTCCCGATGATCGACAGCGATGCGGGCCGGACCCACCTGCGGGGCTACTACGACGCCTTGCTGACCATCAGTCGCGACACCGGCGTGGGCGTCATCCTCGATACGCCCACCTGGATGGCCAATCCCGACCGTGCCGCGGCGGTCGGCTATGCGGCGGAGGATCTGCCTCGGGTCACCCGGGACGCGGTCACGCTGGTGCGTGACATATTGGCGGCCAACCCCGGCGTTGCCGCAGTCGCAAGCGTCCAGATCGGTCCCCGGGGCGACGGATACGCCGCCGGACAGGCCGACGCAGAGGAAGCGGGCCGATACCACGGGCCCCAGATCGACGCCGCCCGCGCCGCCGGGGCGGACATCGTCGCGGCCTATACCCTGGGATCGTCTGCCGAAGCGATCGGCATCGCCCGCGCCGCCAGCCGCGCGACCCTGCCCGCGCTGATCTCCTATACGGTCGAAACCGACGGAAAACTTGCCGACGGCACCCCCCTGTCAACGGCGGTGGCACACCTGAAACAGGCCGCGCCCGATGTCACCGTCATGGTGAACTGTGCCCACCCGGATCACATCGCCTGCGGTCTGGACGGCGGTGCCTGGCAACGGGACCTGTCTGGCATCATCGCCAACGCCTCCCGACAAAGCCATGAGGAACTGGACAACGCCACGGTACTGGATGACGGCAACCCGGCAGAGCTGGGCCAACAACTGCACGGCATGGCACGGGAAAGCGCCGCCATCCGCGTCGTCGGCGGCTGCTGCGGTACAGATCTGCGCCACCTGCGAGAGATCGCCGAACGTCTGGGCCGCGTGGACCGACCTGCCTAG
- the betI gene encoding transcriptional regulator BetI codes for MPKPEIERRNALVQAAIAEIGAAGTLDVTVAKIARRAGMSPALAHHYFGSKDRMLIASMRHVLALFGAEVRAALAGVTTPEARIEAIVRTSFAPSNFRQDVVAAWLNFYVHAQRDEGTRRLLRLYQRRLRSNLLVGLRGRCADPGALAEGIAAMIDGLYVRQALSGADGDRAVELVMDYVNRGTR; via the coding sequence ATCCCGAAACCCGAAATCGAACGCCGTAACGCCCTGGTGCAGGCAGCCATTGCCGAGATCGGCGCCGCCGGCACACTGGATGTGACCGTGGCGAAAATCGCGCGGCGGGCAGGAATGTCGCCCGCGCTGGCGCATCATTACTTCGGCTCCAAGGACCGGATGCTGATTGCGTCCATGCGGCATGTGCTGGCCTTGTTCGGCGCCGAGGTGCGCGCGGCATTGGCCGGTGTGACGACCCCCGAAGCGCGGATCGAGGCGATCGTTCGGACCAGTTTCGCGCCCTCGAACTTCCGCCAGGATGTGGTCGCCGCCTGGCTGAATTTCTACGTGCATGCGCAGCGGGACGAAGGGACGCGGAGGCTTTTGCGTCTCTACCAAAGGCGATTGCGGTCGAACCTGTTGGTCGGGCTGCGTGGACGCTGTGCCGATCCCGGCGCCTTGGCAGAGGGGATCGCCGCGATGATCGACGGTCTTTATGTGCGCCAGGCCCTGAGCGGGGCGGATGGCGACAGGGCGGTCGAGCTGGTGATGGACTATGTGAACCGGGGGACGCGATGA
- a CDS encoding ParB N-terminal domain-containing protein, protein MTSKNKFGFAPIDTPAVKRDRRPGPMGAAVRETAETLHETTEAKIEQRRRNAEDAKAWREAQEAGHVLLSLPLDRIGTEALPRDRLDLEAVAASDEMEELKASIRARGQREPIEVWAEGDGYQLKKGWRRLTALRQLHDETGDDRFAMVVARVEGGADDRLARYVDMVEENVVREDLTFAEMAQVAISAAEDPAVDEIDPDAMVARLYASLHKTKRSYIKAFVWMLSILGADLRFPKAVGRDLGVSVARALRVPGEVETLRARLATAEDAQAQNRLLQGFVEAEKRGAGQGAARPAMAKLEFRVGALKVTARDGEFRVVSDTNFAQMPRDRLEAAVKAFEAELARGPRIRKL, encoded by the coding sequence ATGACGTCCAAGAACAAGTTCGGCTTTGCCCCCATCGATACGCCCGCGGTCAAGCGGGATCGCCGGCCGGGTCCCATGGGGGCGGCCGTGCGCGAAACCGCCGAGACGTTGCACGAGACGACCGAAGCCAAGATCGAACAGCGCAGGCGCAATGCCGAGGACGCCAAGGCCTGGCGCGAGGCGCAGGAGGCGGGGCACGTCCTGCTGTCTCTGCCGCTGGACCGGATCGGGACCGAGGCCTTGCCACGGGATCGGCTGGACCTGGAGGCTGTCGCCGCCTCCGATGAGATGGAGGAGTTGAAAGCCTCGATCCGCGCACGGGGTCAACGCGAACCGATCGAGGTCTGGGCCGAAGGTGACGGCTACCAGCTCAAGAAGGGATGGCGTCGCCTGACCGCGCTGCGGCAGCTTCACGACGAGACGGGGGACGATCGGTTTGCCATGGTTGTCGCGCGGGTCGAGGGCGGTGCTGATGACCGGTTGGCCCGCTATGTCGACATGGTCGAGGAGAACGTGGTCCGCGAGGATCTGACCTTTGCCGAGATGGCGCAGGTCGCGATTTCCGCGGCAGAGGACCCGGCGGTGGATGAGATCGATCCAGATGCGATGGTCGCCCGGCTTTATGCGTCGCTGCACAAGACCAAGCGGTCCTATATCAAGGCGTTCGTCTGGATGCTGTCGATCCTGGGGGCAGACCTGCGGTTTCCGAAGGCGGTGGGCCGCGACCTCGGGGTGTCTGTTGCGCGTGCGTTGCGGGTGCCCGGCGAGGTGGAGACCTTGCGGGCTCGGTTGGCCACGGCAGAGGATGCCCAGGCGCAGAACCGTCTGCTGCAAGGTTTCGTCGAGGCGGAAAAACGTGGTGCGGGTCAGGGTGCGGCGCGTCCAGCGATGGCCAAGCTGGAGTTTCGCGTCGGCGCCTTGAAGGTCACGGCACGGGACGGAGAGTTCCGCGTGGTGAGTGACACCAATTTTGCCCAGATGCCGCGCGATCGGCTGGAGGCGGCGGTAAAGGCCTTTGAGGCGGAATTGGCGCGCGGACCGCGCATCCGCAAATTGTGA
- the betC gene encoding choline-sulfatase, translating into MNTETRPNILILMVDQLNGTLFPDGPADFLHAPNLKALAAKSRRFRNCYTASPLCAPGRASFMSGLLPSRTRVYDNAAEFSSDIPTYAHHLRRAGYRTCLSGKMHFVGPDQLHGLEERLTTDIYPADFGWTPDYRKPGERIEWWYHNMGSVTGAGVAEITNQMEYDDDVAHKAMQWLYDAARGHDARPWCLTVSFTHPHDPYVARKKFWDLYEDCDRLEPEVGEMAYDAHDPHSRRILDANDRGNFEVTKEDVRRSRQAYFANISYLDEKVGEVLRVLEETRQDAVILFVSDHGDMLGERGLWYKMSFLEGSARVPMMLASPGIEPGLDETPVSNIDVCPTLCDLAGVDIAEVAPWTTGESLVPLGQGGRRETPVAMEYAAEGSYAPMVALVSGQWKYTRCSLDPEQLFDLAADPHELVNLAEDPAHGERLSALRAEADRRWDLERFDAEVRESQARRWVVYEALRQGGYYPWDWQPMRVASERYMRNHMDLNVLEENQRFPRGE; encoded by the coding sequence ATGAACACCGAGACAAGGCCCAATATTCTCATCCTGATGGTCGATCAGCTGAACGGGACGCTGTTTCCCGACGGCCCTGCCGATTTCCTGCATGCGCCGAACCTGAAGGCACTGGCGGCGAAGTCGCGGCGGTTCCGCAATTGCTATACCGCCTCGCCGCTCTGCGCGCCGGGGCGGGCGTCGTTCATGTCGGGCCTGCTGCCGTCGCGCACGCGGGTTTATGACAACGCCGCCGAGTTTTCGTCCGACATTCCGACCTATGCGCATCACCTGCGGCGCGCGGGATATCGCACTTGTCTGTCGGGCAAGATGCATTTCGTCGGTCCCGATCAGCTGCACGGGTTGGAGGAGCGGCTGACCACCGACATCTATCCTGCGGATTTCGGCTGGACGCCGGATTACCGCAAACCCGGCGAGCGGATCGAATGGTGGTATCACAACATGGGCTCGGTCACCGGGGCCGGCGTGGCCGAGATCACCAACCAGATGGAATACGATGACGACGTGGCCCACAAGGCGATGCAGTGGCTCTATGATGCCGCGCGGGGACACGACGCGCGGCCCTGGTGTTTGACCGTCAGTTTTACCCATCCGCATGACCCCTATGTGGCGCGCAAGAAGTTCTGGGATCTGTATGAGGACTGCGACCGGCTGGAGCCGGAGGTGGGCGAGATGGCCTATGACGCCCACGATCCGCATTCCAGGCGCATCCTGGACGCCAACGATCGCGGCAACTTCGAGGTTACCAAGGAAGACGTGCGGCGGTCGCGGCAGGCCTATTTCGCCAACATCTCCTACCTGGATGAGAAGGTGGGCGAGGTGCTGCGGGTTCTGGAGGAGACGCGGCAGGACGCTGTCATCCTGTTTGTCAGCGACCACGGTGACATGCTGGGCGAGCGGGGGCTGTGGTACAAGATGTCCTTCCTGGAGGGATCGGCCCGCGTGCCCATGATGCTCGCCTCGCCGGGCATCGAGCCCGGCCTCGACGAGACCCCGGTGTCGAACATCGACGTCTGCCCGACGCTCTGCGATCTGGCCGGGGTCGACATCGCCGAGGTCGCGCCCTGGACCACGGGCGAAAGCCTGGTGCCGCTGGGGCAGGGGGGACGGCGCGAGACGCCGGTGGCGATGGAATACGCGGCCGAGGGGTCCTATGCGCCGATGGTGGCGCTGGTGTCGGGGCAGTGGAAATACACCCGCTGTTCGCTGGACCCCGAACAGCTGTTCGACCTGGCCGCCGACCCGCATGAGTTGGTGAACCTGGCCGAGGATCCGGCCCATGGGGAGAGGTTGTCTGCGTTGCGCGCCGAGGCGGATCGCCGGTGGGACCTGGAGCGGTTCGACGCCGAGGTCCGCGAGAGCCAGGCGCGGCGGTGGGTTGTCTATGAGGCGTTGCGGCAGGGCGGCTACTACCCCTGGGACTGGCAACCGATGCGCGTCGCCTCGGAACGCTACATGCGCAACCACATGGATCTGAACGTGCTGGAAGAGAACCAGCGTTTTCCGCGCGGGGAGTAG
- a CDS encoding DedA family protein, whose translation MTEIILDLMTDYGVLILFVVTFLSCLCVPIPSSLMMLAGGSFAATGDLDTTTTVAAAYGGAVAGDNSGYFLARRFGRRISDWLDANPKRAKLRDGAKSYMDRKGPISVFLSCWLVAPLGPYVNLVSGITGYNWVKFALWGAAGEVFWVGIYIGLGYSFSDQITTLATMLGNASGFLVALLAVIAMGHWLWKVSKRDASHSHGNIA comes from the coding sequence ATGACTGAGATAATTCTTGATCTCATGACGGACTACGGCGTTCTGATCCTTTTTGTCGTCACGTTCCTGTCGTGCCTATGCGTCCCGATCCCGTCTTCGCTGATGATGCTGGCCGGGGGCAGCTTTGCCGCAACAGGCGATCTTGATACGACGACGACCGTCGCCGCAGCCTATGGCGGCGCAGTCGCGGGCGACAATTCCGGCTATTTTCTTGCGCGAAGATTTGGACGTCGTATCTCGGACTGGCTTGACGCGAACCCCAAGCGGGCAAAGCTGCGGGATGGTGCCAAATCCTACATGGATCGAAAAGGCCCGATCAGCGTGTTCCTGTCCTGCTGGCTGGTCGCCCCGCTTGGCCCCTATGTAAACCTCGTCAGCGGCATCACAGGGTACAACTGGGTCAAATTCGCCCTCTGGGGTGCGGCGGGAGAAGTCTTTTGGGTCGGGATCTACATTGGTCTTGGCTACAGCTTCTCTGACCAGATCACCACGCTTGCGACAATGCTTGGCAACGCAAGCGGTTTTCTGGTGGCCTTGCTGGCAGTTATCGCAATGGGCCACTGGCTTTGGAAAGTAAGCAAGCGCGACGCGTCCCATTCGCACGGCAATATCGCCTGA
- a CDS encoding DUF6552 family protein gives MTAARLAPVDAVKWIATIVQLVGYGLTGLGIVPWNIFAFFLGIGLWFAVGVMWNDRAIMVVHVGAFLSLLLGYLNA, from the coding sequence TTGACCGCCGCACGCCTGGCACCGGTTGATGCGGTCAAGTGGATCGCGACCATCGTCCAACTGGTTGGTTATGGACTGACCGGATTGGGAATCGTGCCCTGGAACATCTTTGCCTTCTTCCTGGGCATCGGCCTGTGGTTCGCGGTCGGGGTGATGTGGAACGACCGCGCCATCATGGTGGTCCATGTCGGGGCCTTTCTGTCTCTTCTTCTTGGGTATCTGAACGCATGA
- the betB gene encoding betaine-aldehyde dehydrogenase: MNRPNAQPVASHFVDGAYVEDTAGAPIEVIYPATGEVIATVHEATEAVIEQALASAARAQVAWAATDPAERGRVLKRAAGMIRARNRELSVLETLDTGKPLQETLVADAASGADALEYFGGLAVDVTGTSMQFGGDWAYTIRRPLGVCVGIGAWNYPTQIACWKGAPALATGNAMIFKPSEATPLCALKVAEILVEAGLPAGLFNVVQGRGAVGGALTGDARVAKVSLTGSVPTGRKVAGAASGAMKHVTMELGGKSPILVFEDADLEDAISGAINGNFYSSGQICSNGTRVFVHEDIAEAFLTRLADRLEGVVMGDPLDEAVNYGPMTTEAQADIVMRYLQVARTEGARVVTGGTRLDREGAWIAPTVLADLTDDMTVVREEVFGPVMSVLTFRDEDEVIARANATQFGLSAGLFTRDITRAHRVVAQLMAGTCWINQYNLTPAGMPFGGSRQSGIGRENARMAMDHFTEVQTVYVGMSKVEAAF, encoded by the coding sequence ATGAACCGACCGAATGCACAGCCCGTGGCCAGTCATTTTGTGGATGGGGCCTATGTCGAGGATACGGCGGGGGCCCCGATCGAGGTGATCTATCCGGCCACGGGCGAGGTGATCGCCACGGTCCATGAAGCGACCGAAGCGGTCATCGAACAGGCGCTGGCCTCGGCTGCGCGGGCGCAGGTCGCCTGGGCCGCGACGGACCCGGCGGAGCGGGGGCGCGTGTTGAAGCGGGCGGCCGGGATGATCCGGGCGCGCAACCGCGAGCTGTCGGTTCTGGAGACGCTGGATACAGGCAAGCCGTTGCAGGAAACGCTTGTGGCCGACGCGGCCTCGGGCGCGGATGCCTTGGAGTATTTCGGCGGGCTGGCCGTGGACGTGACCGGCACGTCGATGCAGTTCGGCGGCGATTGGGCCTATACGATCCGGCGGCCCCTTGGGGTTTGCGTGGGCATCGGGGCCTGGAACTATCCCACGCAGATCGCCTGCTGGAAGGGGGCACCCGCGCTGGCCACCGGCAATGCCATGATCTTCAAGCCGTCTGAGGCGACGCCGCTTTGCGCGCTGAAGGTAGCCGAGATCCTGGTCGAGGCGGGTCTGCCTGCGGGTCTGTTCAACGTGGTGCAGGGCAGGGGGGCCGTGGGCGGTGCCCTGACCGGGGACGCGCGGGTGGCGAAGGTATCGCTGACCGGGTCGGTGCCCACGGGGCGCAAGGTCGCGGGCGCGGCCTCGGGGGCCATGAAGCATGTCACGATGGAACTGGGGGGCAAGTCACCGATCCTGGTGTTTGAAGACGCCGATCTGGAAGATGCGATTTCCGGGGCGATCAACGGCAACTTTTATTCCTCGGGGCAGATCTGTTCCAACGGCACGCGGGTGTTCGTGCATGAGGACATCGCCGAGGCGTTCCTGACCCGTTTGGCCGACCGGTTGGAGGGGGTCGTGATGGGGGACCCTCTGGACGAAGCGGTCAACTATGGGCCGATGACCACCGAGGCGCAGGCCGACATCGTGATGCGCTATCTGCAGGTGGCCCGGACCGAAGGCGCGCGGGTCGTGACCGGCGGCACCCGGCTGGACCGGGAGGGGGCCTGGATCGCGCCCACGGTGCTGGCGGATCTGACGGACGACATGACGGTCGTGCGCGAAGAGGTGTTCGGCCCGGTGATGTCGGTCCTGACCTTCCGCGACGAGGATGAGGTGATCGCGCGGGCCAATGCCACGCAGTTCGGCCTGTCGGCGGGTCTGTTCACGCGCGACATCACGCGGGCGCACCGCGTCGTGGCGCAGTTGATGGCGGGAACCTGCTGGATCAACCAGTACAACCTGACGCCAGCGGGCATGCCGTTCGGCGGGTCCAGGCAGTCGGGCATCGGGCGCGAAAACGCGCGCATGGCGATGGATCACTTCACCGAGGTGCAGACCGTCTATGTCGGCATGTCCAAGGTGGAGGCGGCATTTTGA
- a CDS encoding AAA family ATPase has product MRDHSDLLTMNERSLSQQAAVRRATFSPGEVKELRPFSIWEISQFMFDVPADTLRKKLADDPSLPQGTVEEDGRQRWFSLQDINELRRRLRFRGKTLLPHRPKGRAMRVAVSNFKGGVGKTVVAQHLAHAAALDGYRVLCVDFDPQATLTHSMGLVEVKEWNTVWGIMCRDLCREADRITATYDDPDDCPYPSSDELPDDVQSIGAQRVQDFIQRTCWPTIDIIPSCANAAFVEFASAQYRALHKAWTFFGCVARYLDELPDDQYDIIIFDCPPAIGYQSLNAAFASDILYIPSGPGYWEYDSTTSFLGQLGDALADISEGFTGIAEEAGLTLPKTFRDIRLLMTRYETTNPLHAAMSDAFANVFGADVCRHPVEMTRAVEQSGRFQMSVYEQDYRQMTRETWKRARQSFDRAYGEFKETVLTAWEADASVKGDVA; this is encoded by the coding sequence ATGCGCGACCATTCCGACCTATTGACCATGAACGAACGCAGCCTGAGCCAGCAGGCCGCCGTGCGCCGCGCGACCTTCTCCCCCGGAGAAGTGAAGGAGCTGCGGCCCTTCTCCATCTGGGAGATCAGTCAGTTCATGTTCGACGTCCCCGCCGACACGCTGCGCAAGAAGCTCGCCGATGACCCCTCCCTGCCGCAGGGCACGGTCGAGGAGGACGGCCGGCAGCGTTGGTTCTCTCTTCAGGACATCAACGAGCTGCGCCGCCGTCTTCGCTTCCGTGGCAAGACCCTCCTGCCCCACAGGCCCAAGGGCCGCGCGATGCGGGTGGCGGTGTCCAACTTCAAGGGCGGTGTCGGCAAGACCGTGGTGGCACAGCATCTGGCCCACGCCGCCGCGCTCGATGGTTACCGGGTGCTCTGCGTCGATTTCGATCCTCAGGCCACGTTGACCCATTCCATGGGGCTGGTCGAGGTGAAGGAGTGGAACACCGTCTGGGGGATCATGTGTCGCGATCTGTGTCGCGAGGCAGACCGCATCACCGCCACCTACGACGATCCCGATGATTGCCCCTACCCGTCCAGCGACGAGCTGCCCGACGACGTGCAGAGCATCGGGGCCCAGCGGGTTCAGGACTTCATCCAGCGGACCTGCTGGCCGACCATCGACATCATCCCCAGCTGTGCCAACGCGGCCTTTGTCGAGTTCGCCTCGGCGCAGTACCGGGCATTGCACAAGGCCTGGACGTTCTTTGGCTGTGTGGCCCGCTATCTCGATGAGCTGCCTGACGATCAGTATGACATCATCATCTTCGATTGCCCGCCCGCCATCGGCTATCAGTCGCTGAACGCCGCCTTCGCCTCGGACATTCTCTATATCCCGTCGGGCCCCGGATACTGGGAGTATGATTCCACAACGTCGTTCCTCGGTCAGTTGGGCGATGCTCTGGCCGACATTTCCGAAGGGTTCACCGGCATCGCCGAGGAGGCAGGGCTGACCTTGCCGAAAACCTTCCGCGACATCCGTCTGCTGATGACCCGGTACGAGACGACCAACCCGCTGCATGCCGCGATGTCCGATGCCTTCGCCAATGTTTTCGGGGCCGACGTTTGCCGTCACCCGGTCGAGATGACGCGCGCGGTCGAACAGTCCGGCCGGTTCCAGATGTCGGTCTACGAGCAGGATTACCGGCAGATGACCCGCGAAACCTGGAAGCGTGCGCGCCAGAGTTTCGACCGCGCTTACGGCGAGTTCAAGGAAACGGTGCTGACCGCCTGGGAGGCTGACGCCTCGGTGAAAGGAGATGTGGCATGA
- a CDS encoding DnaA N-terminal domain-containing protein — translation MKMDTLRLTGPQAASAKYDVLTALSAIGLHRGGGAQASVLRLILLITARYNWRADELCVPQRDMARMWGVTERTVKREVKAWLDGRLVICKRQGVRGRAGAYRLDMVEIWQQASDLWPLIGPDYAERMTPQPVATNVITADFAQTRDETRPEPGSWRAVSRRLKLIDAAMHAAWIAPLRLTVNDAERVELTAPTRFAAHYIETHLRRVLDEAVEAEMGPGRRIVVRAEGA, via the coding sequence ATGAAGATGGACACCCTGCGGCTGACCGGGCCGCAAGCGGCTTCGGCCAAGTATGACGTGCTGACCGCGCTCAGCGCAATCGGCCTGCACCGCGGCGGAGGGGCGCAAGCCTCGGTTCTGCGACTGATCCTGTTGATCACCGCGCGATACAATTGGCGCGCGGACGAATTGTGTGTTCCGCAACGGGACATGGCGCGGATGTGGGGTGTGACGGAGCGGACTGTGAAACGCGAAGTCAAAGCCTGGCTGGATGGGCGGTTGGTCATCTGCAAACGCCAGGGCGTGCGGGGCAGGGCAGGGGCCTATCGCCTGGACATGGTCGAGATCTGGCAACAGGCGTCGGATCTGTGGCCCCTGATCGGACCGGACTACGCTGAACGGATGACGCCGCAGCCAGTCGCGACGAATGTGATCACAGCGGATTTTGCCCAGACCAGAGACGAGACAAGACCCGAACCGGGCAGTTGGCGCGCCGTGTCGCGGCGGTTGAAGTTGATCGATGCGGCCATGCATGCCGCCTGGATCGCGCCGCTGCGCCTGACCGTGAATGACGCAGAGCGGGTGGAGCTGACCGCGCCCACGCGCTTTGCGGCGCATTACATCGAAACGCATCTGCGTCGCGTCCTGGACGAGGCCGTAGAAGCAGAGATGGGGCCGGGGCGGCGGATTGTGGTTCGGGCCGAGGGGGCCTGA